Proteins encoded within one genomic window of Marasmius oreades isolate 03SP1 chromosome 4, whole genome shotgun sequence:
- a CDS encoding uncharacterized protein (CAZy:AA3; CAZy:AA8): protein MASLRFARLLVLLLSLSLPLATQAALHNFIDDIPSDAKYDYVIVGGGIAGSVLASRLSESEKWKVLLLEAGPSDTTNDKIPIPFENGRLFGSEVDWNYTSTPQPGAFNRTIPMIRGKVLGGSSSLNHMTWNRASNDYWDNFGRLVDDPGWSWSGVERYYDKVQRLVFPPDEHDDSKEVIPSAHGRGPVQISTTGFHTNIDQRVLNSTRDGSRYSFNPDSNAGDMVGIAWLQSSITSRGERSSASTAYLHSSVLHRKNLDVVVNARAVKLSSSQNNANRSDGSRKIRIDTVEITNTPDSPRRKITAAKEIILSSGAFNTPHLLLLSGIGSQADLANPSLNIPVLVNSPGVGKHLADHPLLPNYWLVADNNTFDDVTRYPDVEERWIKEWQKERKGIMVMPHAGNTLGFFRHPEGFRGGEDPSSGKRSGNTEMIYLNGWAEFGQPVPRTGNYLTILTSVVSVTSLGQVTLRSSNPFDPPVINPNIFSTPYDIDSMVQVMKDAEDLLNFNATDSPWKDYIISKLNPFTTDAERADYARNNSVSISHGSGTVRMGSQHDHEAPVDSSLRVKGVKGLRVVDASVFPKIPECHPQAVVYVIAEKAADLIKEDHKE from the exons ATGGCTTCTCTTAGATTTGCGAGACTTCTCgtccttctcctttccctttctctacCTTTGGCTACGCAAGCGGCGTTACACAATTTCATCGATGACATACCGTCAGATGCAAAGTATGACTATGTTATCGTCGGAG GTGGTATAGCGGGAAGCGTCCTCGCATCACGTCTTTCCGAAAGTGAAAAATGGAAAGTGTTACTTTTAGAAGCTGGGCCTAG TGATACCACCAATGACAAAATCCCTATTCCCTTCGAGAATGGTCGATTGTTTGGGTCAGAGGTCGATTGGAACTATACGTCCACACCGCAACCTGGTGCTTTCAATAGAACCATCCCCATGATTCGCGGGAAGGTGCTTGGGGGGAGTAGCAGTCTTA ACCATATGACATGGAACCGTGCATCCAACGATTATTGGGACAACTTTGGTCGTCTAGTCGATGACCCGGGATGGTCGTGGAGTGGTGTAGAGAGATACTACGATAAG GTCCAACGCCTCGTTTTCCCACCCGACGAACACGATGACAGTAAAGAAGTCATCCCAAGCGCTCACGGAAGAGGACCAGTCCAGATCAGTACGACAGGATTCCATACGAACATCGACCAGAGGGTTCTTAATTCGACCCGAGACGGCTCTCGCTATTCGTTCAACCCAGACTCCAACGCGGGTGATATGGTTGGCATTG CTTGGCTGCAAAGCTCCATTACCAGTCGTGGAGAGCGTAGCAGCGCCTCGACTGCTTACTTACACTCCTCAGTTCTCCACCGCAAGAATCTGGATGTCGTCGTAAACGCCAGGGCCGTCAAGCTGTCTTCTTCCCAGAACAACGCGAATAGAAGTGACGGAAGTCGCAAGATTAGGATCGACACTGTGGAAATAACCAACACTCCTGATT CCCCTCGACGAAAAATCACAGCCGCGAAAGAAATCATACTTTCCTCTGGAGCCTTTAACACCCCACACCTCCTCTTGCTCTCCGGAATCGGTTCCCAAGCCGACCTAGCCAACCCCTCGCTCAATATCCCAGTCCTCGTCAACTCACCTGGAGTAGGCAAACACCTCGCTGATCACCCTCTCTTACCCAACTATTGGCTTGTAGCTGATAATAACACGTTTGATGATGTGACGAGATATCCGGATGTTGAGGAACGGTGGATTAAAGAGTGgcagaaggagagaaagggGATTATGGTGATGCCACATGCTGGGAATACGCTTGGGTTTTTCAGACATCCGGAGGGGTTCAGGGGAGGTGAGGATCCGTCGAGTGGAAAGAGAAGTGGGAATACGGAGATGATTTATTTG AACGGATGGGCAGAGTTTGGACAGCCAGTACCAAGGACAGGGAATTACTTGACGATATTGACGTCTGTCGTGTCTGTTACATCTC TTGGACAAGTCACCCTCCGCTCCTCTAACCCTTTCGACCCACCTGTTATCAACCCCAACATCTTCTCTACACCTTACGACATCGATTCCATGGTTCAAGTTATGAAAGACGCTGAAGATTTATTAAATTTCAACG CCACGGACTCACCATGGAAAGACTACATCATCTCCAAACTCAACCCGTTCACCACAGACGCTGAACGAGCGGACTACGCACGGAACAACTCTGTCTCTATTAGTCATGGTTCCGGGACTGTCAGGATGGGTTCTCAGCACGACCATGAGGCGCCGGTAGATTCGAGTTTGAGAGTAAAGGGGGTGAAGGGACTGAGAGTTGTGGATGCTTCCGTCTTT CCCAAGATCCCTGAATGCCATCCACAAGCTGTTGTATACGTTATTGCTGAAAAGGCGGCTGACCTGATCAAGGAAGATCATAAAGAGTAA
- a CDS encoding uncharacterized protein (CAZy:AA3; CAZy:AA8), producing MIRGKVLGGSSSLNHMTWNRASNDYWDNFGRLVDDPGWSWSGVERYYDKVQRLVFPPDEHDDSKEVIPSAHGRGPVQISTTGFHTNIDQRVLNSTRDGSRYSFNPDSNAGDMVGIAWLQSSITSRGERSSASTAYLHSSVLHRKNLDVVVNARAVKLSSSQNNANRSDGSRKIRIDTVEITNTPDSPRRKITAAKEIILSSGAFNTPHLLLLSGIGSQADLANPSLNIPVLVNSPGVGKHLADHPLLPNYWLVADNNTFDDVTRYPDVEERWIKEWQKERKGIMVMPHAGNTLGFFRHPEGFRGGEDPSSGKRSGNTEMIYLNGWAEFGQPVPRTGNYLTILTSVVSVTSLGQVTLRSSNPFDPPVINPNIFSTPYDIDSMVQVMKDAEDLLNFNATDSPWKDYIISKLNPFTTDAERADYARNNSVSISHGSGTVRMGSQHDHEAPVDSSLRVKGVKGLRVVDASVFPKIPECHPQAVVYVIAEKAADLIKEDHKE from the exons ATGATTCGCGGGAAGGTGCTTGGGGGGAGTAGCAGTCTTA ACCATATGACATGGAACCGTGCATCCAACGATTATTGGGACAACTTTGGTCGTCTAGTCGATGACCCGGGATGGTCGTGGAGTGGTGTAGAGAGATACTACGATAAG GTCCAACGCCTCGTTTTCCCACCCGACGAACACGATGACAGTAAAGAAGTCATCCCAAGCGCTCACGGAAGAGGACCAGTCCAGATCAGTACGACAGGATTCCATACGAACATCGACCAGAGGGTTCTTAATTCGACCCGAGACGGCTCTCGCTATTCGTTCAACCCAGACTCCAACGCGGGTGATATGGTTGGCATTG CTTGGCTGCAAAGCTCCATTACCAGTCGTGGAGAGCGTAGCAGCGCCTCGACTGCTTACTTACACTCCTCAGTTCTCCACCGCAAGAATCTGGATGTCGTCGTAAACGCCAGGGCCGTCAAGCTGTCTTCTTCCCAGAACAACGCGAATAGAAGTGACGGAAGTCGCAAGATTAGGATCGACACTGTGGAAATAACCAACACTCCTGATT CCCCTCGACGAAAAATCACAGCCGCGAAAGAAATCATACTTTCCTCTGGAGCCTTTAACACCCCACACCTCCTCTTGCTCTCCGGAATCGGTTCCCAAGCCGACCTAGCCAACCCCTCGCTCAATATCCCAGTCCTCGTCAACTCACCTGGAGTAGGCAAACACCTCGCTGATCACCCTCTCTTACCCAACTATTGGCTTGTAGCTGATAATAACACGTTTGATGATGTGACGAGATATCCGGATGTTGAGGAACGGTGGATTAAAGAGTGgcagaaggagagaaagggGATTATGGTGATGCCACATGCTGGGAATACGCTTGGGTTTTTCAGACATCCGGAGGGGTTCAGGGGAGGTGAGGATCCGTCGAGTGGAAAGAGAAGTGGGAATACGGAGATGATTTATTTG AACGGATGGGCAGAGTTTGGACAGCCAGTACCAAGGACAGGGAATTACTTGACGATATTGACGTCTGTCGTGTCTGTTACATCTC TTGGACAAGTCACCCTCCGCTCCTCTAACCCTTTCGACCCACCTGTTATCAACCCCAACATCTTCTCTACACCTTACGACATCGATTCCATGGTTCAAGTTATGAAAGACGCTGAAGATTTATTAAATTTCAACG CCACGGACTCACCATGGAAAGACTACATCATCTCCAAACTCAACCCGTTCACCACAGACGCTGAACGAGCGGACTACGCACGGAACAACTCTGTCTCTATTAGTCATGGTTCCGGGACTGTCAGGATGGGTTCTCAGCACGACCATGAGGCGCCGGTAGATTCGAGTTTGAGAGTAAAGGGGGTGAAGGGACTGAGAGTTGTGGATGCTTCCGTCTTT CCCAAGATCCCTGAATGCCATCCACAAGCTGTTGTATACGTTATTGCTGAAAAGGCGGCTGACCTGATCAAGGAAGATCATAAAGAGTAA
- a CDS encoding uncharacterized protein (CAZy:GH35) — translation MHWKMFFACFLLFLPTWMTAGLAFDNPNLIRRNDTGLTDAVAWDAHSVFILGQRIFVLSAEFHPWRLPGNPDLWLDIFQKIKANGFNTVSFIVDWAIHYPTPSTGNGQGDFQKNTYRDVQLFIDGAREAGLWLIARPGPYINAETTGGGFPGWLGNIQGSLRTNNAAYMTGKTSWRLLLVQRVDKITAYKPYLKTVSQLIAKNQITQGGPIVMVQAENEFNESPEHNIYMQDIIDTFRDNGIVVPITHNDQHAGQAGNFSPDRPGLGRVNIYCGDSYPQGSSSWAQVQSIYFSAHKSVAPSNPLCLAEFGGGFLINWGAGTRGGTGFEKFSNDLTNAAYENVFYKENYAQTATIMNVYMLFGGTNWGQTAAPVSYSSYDYGAGINENRIATPKMNEMRLQGLFLRVSRDLLSSNLIANGTNYTTSSLIHTAELRNPSSGSAFYVTRHDDSRSVALTTTQLRISTSVGSLLVPQTGVITFNGRDSKILVTDYTFGRHNTKILYSTAEIMTWTTIDDTDYVVFYTGSREAGETVILLSSAPEVDMSNAPNAKSSFTNSRLILNYNLIGTQFIRVSGSTSLVVIMLEKPLANQWHAPLIPGNGTSFGNYFSVGTNESVLVSGPYLVRTAAIAGNSLQLIGDLNGTTTVEFIAPASVSQLVWNGLPVATTKTSRGSLQATISSNGTFVLPKLNNWRVTDSLPEIDPAFEDSTFTLADQTTTNYTNLPPLSGNRVLYSQQYGYYGGNQIFRGRFNASGSETGVSLTVQYGFAGGYSAWLNGIFLGSSQGSSTISVSSDVWTFPTGSVKAGRENVIVVVQDHTGVSETNTNGGKEPRGIRGYALIGGNSTINNWKLQGNQGGAANTPDTFRGYLNEGGLYAERIGAHLPGFPDDTWSEGSPLDGITKAGINFYRTTFDLAVPDGLDVPVRLSFTPSPITSNYRVQIYLNGWQIGKYFNNIGPQTIFVLPAGILRRNSTNTLALSLWSLDRNGASLAGLELITDGVFSTGFTFKDYAGADYEEQKAKRPVPLGM, via the exons ATGCATTGGAAAATGTTCTTCGCCTGTTTTTTGCTCTTTTTACCGACATGGATGACGGCCGGTCTCGCGTTCGACAACCCGAACTTAATTCGACGAAATGATACTGGCCTGACAGACGCTGTAGCCTGGGATGCCCATTCTGTGTTCATATTAGGTCAACGTATCTTCGTCCTATCTGCCGAATTCCATCCGTGGCGACTACCAGGAAACCCGGATCTTTGGTTAGACATCTTCCAGAAAATTAAAGCAAACGGGTTCAATACGGTTTCCTTTATCGTCGACTGGGCCATTCATTATCCTACGCCATCAACAGGCAACGGTCAGGGCGACTTTCAGAAGAATACTTACAGAGATGTCCAATTATTCATTGACGGGGCCCGTGAGGCGGGATTGTGGTTGATCGCCAG ACCAGGGCCGTATATCA ATGCTGAGACCACCGGTGGTGGATTTCCTGGATGGCTGGGGAATATACAGGGATCTCTGAGAACTAACAACGCGGCCTATATGACGGGTAAGACGTCCTGGAGGCTTCTCCTTGTGCAAAGAGTTGACAAGATAACAGCGTATAAACCGTATTTGAAGACGGTCTCTCAACTGATCGCGAAGAACCAGATAACTCAAGGAGGACCTA TCGTAATGGTTCAAGCTGAGAACGAATTCAACGAAAGCCCCGAACACAATATCTACATGCAGGACATCATCGATACTTTCAGAGACAACGGAATTGTGGTCC CTATCACACATAACGATCAGCACGCCGGGCAGGCTGG CAACTTCTCACCCGACAGACCGGGTTTGGGAAGAGTCAACATCTATTG CGGTGATTCCTACCCACAAGGTAGTTCCTCATGGGCACAAGTTCAATCGATCTACTTCTCTGCACACAAGAGTGTTGCGCCAAGCAACCCACTGTGTCTGGCGGAA TTTGGCGGTGGTTTTTTGATCAACTGGGGTGCCGGTACGCGTGGAGGGACTGGTTTCGAGAAATTCT CGAACGATCTTACCAATGCTGCCTATG AGAATGTTTTCTACAAAGAGAATTA TGCGCAGACGGCTACAATTATGA ACGTTTACA TGTTGTTCGGCGGGACGAACTGGGGTCAGACGGCTGCACCT GTGTCGTACAGTTCCTATGATTATGGAGCAG GGATAAACGAAAACCGCATAGCAACTCCAAAGATGAACGAGATGAGGCTTCAGG GGCTCTTCTTGCGAGTTTCTCGGGATCTTTTATCATCGAATCTAATTGCCAACGGCACAAACTACACGACCTCTTCGCTGATACACACTGCTGAGTTACGAAACCCGTCCTCGGGATCTGCTTTCTATGTGACTCGACATGACGATTCAAG GTCGGTTGCTTTGACCACAACCCAACTCCGTATCAGCACTTCTGTGGGCTCTTTGCTGGTTCCACAAACCGGAGTTATTACGTTCAATGGCAGGGATAGTAAAATCCTCGTCACGGACTATACCTTCGGGCGGCATAATACGAAGATCCTCTATTCGACCGCTGA GATCATGACATGGACGAC GATCGACGATACCGATTATGTCGTCTTTTACACAGGATCCAGAGAAGCCGGTGAAACTGTGATACTTCTCTCATCTGCCCCTGAGGTTGATATGTCGAACGCACCAAATGCCAAGAGCTCCTTCACGAATTCGAGGCTCATCTTGAATTACAATCTTATCGGGACACAGTTCATTCGCGTAAGCGGTAGTACATCTCTTGTGGTGATAATGTTGGAGAAACCATTAGCCAACCAATGGCACGCTCCGTTGATCCCCGGTAACGGAACTTCCTTTGGAAATTACTTTTCAGTGGGTACCAACGAAAG TGTCCTGGTTAGCGGTCCTTACCTTGTTCGGACCGCTGCTATCGCTGGCAATTCTCTCCAACTG ATCGGTGATTTGAATGGAACTACAACTGTGGAATTCATTGCGCCAGCTTCTGTCTCACAACTTGTATGGAACGGTTTGCCTGTGGCTACCACCAAAACTTCGCGAGGATCCCTACAAGCCACCATCTCTTCCAATGGAACTTTCGTCCTTCCGAAGCTGAACAATTGGCGTGTGACGGACAGTCTTCCAGAAATCGACCCAGCATTCGAGGATTCGACTTTCACTTTGGCAGATCAGACGACTACTAAT TACACGAATCTTCCTCCCCTGTCTGGAAATCGAGTTTTATACTCTCAACAATACGG CTATTACGGTGGCAACCAGATTTTCCGCGGGAGATTCAACGCCTCTGGATCCGAGACGGGCGTCAGTCTGACCGTCCAGTACGGATTCGCTGGGGGTTATTCAGCATGGTTGAACGGGATATTCCTTGGGTCTTCGCAAGGAAGTTCGACAATTAGTGTGTCCTCGGACGTTTGGACATTCCCAACTGGGTCGGTCAAGGCTGGTCGAGAAAATGTAATTGTTGTTGTTCAAG ATCATACCGG GGTTTCTGAGACGAACA CGAACGGTGGAAAGGAGCCTCGAGGCATACGAGGCTACGCCCTTATAGGTGGGAATTCCACCATTAACAACTGGAAACTTCAAGGCAATCAG GGTGGCGCGGCCAACACACCCGATACCTTCCGCGGATACCTCAACGAAGGTGGCCTATACGCAGAACGAATCGGTGCCCACCTTCCCGGGTTCCCAGATGATACCTGGTCGGAAGGTTCACCGTTAGATGGAATCACCAAAGCTGGTATCAATTTTTATCGTACAACGTTCGATTTG GCGGTTCCGGACGGACTCGATGTTCCCGTCCGACTATCGTTCACTCCAAGCCCGATAACCTCCAACTACCGAGTCCAGATTTATCTCAATGGATGGCAAATCGGGAAGTATTTCAATAATATAGG ACCCCAAACGATTTTCGTTCTTCCTGCTGG CATTCTACGCCGAAATTCCACAAATACGCTTGCTCTGTCTCTATGGTCCTTGGATAGGAACGGAGCCTCGCTGGCGGGTTTGGAGTTGATCACGGATGGGGTTTTTTCAACAGGGTTCACCTTTAAGGATTATGCAGGGGCAGACTATGAAGAACAAAAGGCGAAACGGCCGGTTCCTTTGGGAATGTGA